Proteins encoded within one genomic window of Bradyrhizobium sp. 186:
- a CDS encoding chromate resistance protein ChrB domain-containing protein yields MSSYTTISSDKLARLIGTANAPALIDVRTDEDFAADPRLIPGSIKLSHSNVPDWGGEFAGRSAIVSCLRGEKLAQGTAAWLRQLGVQAETLEGGFEGWKAAKLPLLDTRKLPPRDAKGRTVWVTRARPKVDRIACPWLIRRFVDPNAVFLFVAPSEVVAVGERFNAAPFDIENVFWSHRGELCTFDVMVEELGIATPSLLRLATLVRGADTARPDLAPEAPGLLAASLGLSRMYDDDLEQLEAGMHLYDAFYRWCRDATTETHNWPTNKVKA; encoded by the coding sequence ATGTCTTCCTACACGACGATATCATCTGACAAACTGGCACGGCTGATCGGCACGGCGAACGCCCCTGCCCTGATCGACGTGCGTACGGACGAGGATTTTGCCGCCGACCCGCGACTGATCCCCGGCTCGATCAAGCTCAGCCACAGCAACGTTCCGGACTGGGGCGGCGAATTCGCCGGCCGTTCCGCGATCGTTTCCTGCCTGCGCGGCGAAAAGCTCGCGCAGGGCACCGCGGCCTGGCTCCGCCAGCTCGGCGTGCAGGCCGAGACCCTGGAGGGCGGTTTCGAGGGCTGGAAAGCGGCAAAGCTGCCGCTGCTCGACACCCGCAAGCTGCCGCCGCGCGACGCCAAGGGCCGTACCGTCTGGGTGACGCGGGCGCGGCCCAAGGTCGACCGCATCGCCTGCCCCTGGCTGATCCGCCGTTTCGTCGATCCCAATGCGGTGTTCCTGTTCGTCGCGCCGTCCGAAGTGGTCGCCGTCGGCGAACGCTTCAACGCAGCGCCTTTCGACATCGAAAATGTGTTCTGGAGCCACCGCGGCGAGCTCTGCACCTTCGACGTGATGGTTGAGGAGCTCGGGATTGCCACGCCGTCCCTGCTTCGGCTCGCAACGCTGGTGCGCGGCGCCGACACTGCGAGGCCCGACCTCGCGCCGGAGGCGCCCGGCCTGCTCGCGGCCTCGCTCGGGCTGTCGCGCATGTATGACGACGATCTCGAACAGCTCGAGGCCGGCATGCATCTCTACGACGCCTTCTACCGCTGGTGCCGCGACGCCACCACCGAGACCCACAACTGGCCGACCAACAAGGTGAAGGCGTGA
- the parC gene encoding DNA topoisomerase IV subunit A has protein sequence MGKRLIPPEKPAEIHEVPLRDALEERYLAYALSTIMHRALPDARDGLKPVHRRILYGMRLLRLDPGTAFKKSAKIVGDVMGSFHPHGDQAIYDAMVRLAQDFSSRYPLVDGQGNFGNIDGDNPAAYRYTEARMTDVARLLLEGIDEDGVEFRPNYDGQSKEPIVLPGGFPNLLANGAQGIAVGMATSIPPHNAAELCDAALHLIEKPDAKSKSLLKWVKGPDFPTGGIIVDSKQAIAEAYTTGRGSFRVRARWEQEEGARNTWVVVITEIPFLVQKSRLVEKIAELLDQKKLPLVGDVRDESAEDVRLVIEPKSKNVDPALMMESLFRLTELENKIPLNLNVLMKGRIPRVVGLAEALREWLDHLRDVLIRRTNYRKVQIENRLEVLGGLLIAYLNLDEVIRIIRTADEPKPALIKAFKLTEVQAEAILNMRLRSLRKLEEMEIRTEDKNLRNELKGVNALLASEPEQWKKVGEQVGKVRDMFGPKTPLGKRRTTFADAPEHDLAAIEEAFVEREPVTVVVSDKGWIRTMKGHVEDLSGLTFKQDDKLGLAFFAETTSKLLLFATNGKFYSLDVAKLPGGRGHGEPIRLFIDMEQEAAPVALFVNKGGRKFLVASHEGQGFVVNEDDCVGTTKKGKQVLNVDMPNEAHAITEVLGDTVAVIGENRKMLVFPLDQVPEMARGRGVRLQKYKEGGLSDIAVFDAKPGLTWKDSAGREFSATMKELAEWQGTRADAGRLPPKGFPKSNKFGRVIG, from the coding sequence ATGGGAAAACGATTGATTCCGCCGGAGAAGCCGGCTGAAATTCACGAGGTACCGCTGCGGGACGCGCTGGAAGAGCGCTATCTCGCCTATGCGCTCTCCACGATCATGCACCGCGCGCTGCCGGATGCGCGTGACGGCCTGAAGCCGGTGCACAGGCGCATCCTCTACGGCATGCGCCTGCTCAGGCTCGACCCGGGTACGGCCTTCAAGAAATCCGCCAAGATCGTCGGTGACGTGATGGGCTCGTTCCATCCGCACGGTGACCAGGCGATTTACGACGCCATGGTGCGCCTCGCGCAGGATTTCTCCTCGCGCTATCCGCTGGTCGACGGCCAGGGCAATTTTGGCAACATCGACGGCGATAATCCGGCCGCCTACCGCTACACCGAAGCGCGCATGACCGACGTCGCGCGGCTGCTGCTCGAAGGCATCGACGAAGACGGCGTCGAATTCCGCCCCAATTACGACGGTCAGTCGAAAGAGCCCATCGTTCTGCCTGGCGGCTTCCCGAACCTGCTTGCCAACGGCGCGCAAGGCATTGCGGTCGGTATGGCGACTTCGATTCCGCCGCACAATGCGGCCGAGCTCTGCGACGCCGCGCTGCACCTGATCGAGAAGCCCGACGCCAAATCGAAATCGCTGCTGAAATGGGTCAAGGGGCCGGATTTCCCGACCGGCGGCATCATCGTCGATTCCAAGCAGGCGATCGCGGAGGCCTACACCACCGGCCGCGGATCCTTCCGCGTGCGCGCCAGGTGGGAGCAGGAGGAGGGCGCCCGCAACACCTGGGTGGTCGTGATCACCGAGATTCCATTTCTGGTGCAGAAGTCGCGTCTGGTCGAAAAGATCGCCGAGCTCCTGGATCAGAAGAAGCTGCCGCTGGTCGGCGATGTCAGGGATGAGTCCGCCGAAGACGTTCGTCTCGTGATCGAGCCGAAGTCGAAGAATGTCGATCCCGCCTTGATGATGGAATCGCTGTTCCGGCTGACCGAGCTGGAAAACAAGATCCCGCTGAACCTCAACGTGCTGATGAAAGGCCGCATCCCCAGGGTGGTCGGTCTTGCCGAAGCCCTGCGCGAATGGCTCGACCATCTGCGCGACGTGCTGATCCGCCGGACCAACTATCGCAAGGTCCAGATCGAGAACCGGCTGGAAGTTCTCGGCGGCCTTCTGATCGCCTATCTGAACCTCGACGAGGTGATCAGGATCATCCGCACCGCGGACGAGCCGAAGCCGGCGCTGATCAAGGCGTTCAAGCTGACCGAGGTGCAGGCCGAAGCCATCCTCAACATGCGGCTGCGCTCGTTGCGCAAGCTCGAGGAAATGGAGATCCGCACCGAGGACAAGAATCTCCGCAACGAGCTCAAGGGCGTCAACGCGCTCCTCGCTTCGGAGCCCGAGCAGTGGAAGAAGGTCGGCGAGCAGGTCGGCAAGGTCCGCGACATGTTCGGGCCGAAGACGCCGCTCGGCAAGCGCCGCACCACCTTTGCCGATGCGCCCGAGCACGATCTCGCGGCGATCGAGGAAGCCTTTGTCGAACGCGAGCCGGTCACCGTCGTCGTCTCCGACAAGGGCTGGATCCGCACCATGAAGGGACATGTCGAGGACCTCTCAGGCCTTACCTTCAAGCAGGACGACAAGCTCGGCCTCGCCTTCTTCGCCGAGACGACGTCGAAGCTGCTGCTGTTCGCCACCAACGGCAAGTTTTATTCGCTCGACGTCGCCAAGCTTCCGGGAGGGCGCGGTCACGGCGAGCCGATCCGCCTGTTCATCGACATGGAGCAGGAGGCAGCGCCGGTTGCGCTGTTCGTCAACAAGGGTGGACGAAAATTCCTGGTCGCGAGTCACGAGGGCCAGGGCTTCGTCGTCAACGAGGACGATTGCGTCGGCACCACCAAGAAGGGTAAGCAGGTTCTCAACGTCGACATGCCGAACGAGGCGCACGCGATCACGGAAGTGCTCGGCGACACGGTCGCGGTGATCGGCGAGAACCGCAAGATGCTGGTTTTCCCGCTCGACCAGGTGCCGGAGATGGCGCGCGGCCGCGGCGTGCGCCTGCAGAAATACAAGGAAGGCGGCCTGTCCGACATCGCGGTGTTCGACGCCAAGCCTGGCCTCACCTGGAAGGACTCTGCCGGCCGCGAATTCTCAGCGACCATGAAGGAGCTAGCCGAGTGGCAAGGCACTCGCGCCGACGCCGGCCGCCTGCCGCCCAAGGGATTTCCGAAGTCGAACAAGTTCGGGCGGGTGATCGGGTAG
- a CDS encoding ABC transporter substrate-binding protein: MSKLKAFIPALFGLALVAAPALTPAHAAGNLVAVLEAEIVTLDPHFSTAYISRTFGYMVFDTLFAKDAKGDVKPQMVQDWKVSPDGLTYSFTLRDGLKWHDGQPVTAADCVASLRRWGTRSALGRRIFAVTASLEPTDAKTFVLTLKEPSGLVIDALGNPVSPVAFMMPERIARTPGDQRITEIVGSGPFVYNKADHRTGDRMILKKFADYLPRPEPADFLAGGKRVNIDTLEIRVIPDGSTAASALQSGEVDFMQYAPFDLLPMLEKNPRVKLVNFTGGNMFAGAYRLNAASKPFDDPAIRRVLWKLVDQHEVLDALGLGAKYATPCATYFTCGTTYDSKAGTEAAASPSVEAARAALKATKYAGEPVVVMQANDLEAPRVSAQVLAERMKLVGFNVDLQVMDWATVLARRAKKEGWSVYGVHAGGFDLGSPLTNVMVAFNCVDFTGWQCDPRITPLMEAFAKAPAEEDRKKIAAEIQTVMYDQAPAIPWGQFAQPAAYRANWRNLIPSAIPVFWNVEK; the protein is encoded by the coding sequence ATGTCCAAACTGAAGGCATTCATTCCGGCGCTGTTCGGGCTCGCGCTGGTTGCCGCTCCGGCGCTCACGCCGGCGCATGCGGCAGGCAACCTCGTCGCGGTGCTTGAGGCGGAAATCGTCACGCTCGATCCGCATTTTTCCACGGCCTATATTTCGCGCACGTTTGGCTACATGGTGTTCGACACCCTGTTCGCGAAGGATGCCAAGGGCGACGTCAAGCCGCAGATGGTGCAGGACTGGAAAGTGTCGCCGGACGGGCTGACCTACAGTTTCACGCTGCGTGACGGCTTGAAGTGGCATGACGGCCAGCCGGTCACGGCAGCCGATTGCGTGGCGTCGCTGAGGCGCTGGGGCACCCGCAGCGCGCTCGGCCGTCGCATCTTCGCCGTTACGGCATCGCTCGAGCCGACCGACGCCAAGACTTTCGTGCTGACGCTGAAGGAGCCGTCCGGCCTCGTCATCGACGCCCTCGGAAATCCCGTCAGCCCGGTCGCCTTCATGATGCCCGAGCGCATTGCCAGGACGCCCGGCGACCAGCGCATCACCGAGATCGTCGGCTCCGGCCCGTTCGTCTACAACAAGGCCGATCACCGCACCGGCGACCGCATGATCCTAAAGAAATTCGCCGACTATTTGCCTCGCCCCGAACCCGCTGACTTCCTCGCCGGCGGCAAACGCGTCAACATCGACACGCTCGAAATCCGCGTCATCCCCGATGGCTCTACCGCCGCCTCGGCCCTGCAGAGCGGCGAAGTCGACTTCATGCAGTACGCACCGTTCGATCTCTTGCCGATGCTCGAGAAGAACCCTCGCGTGAAACTGGTCAATTTCACCGGCGGCAACATGTTCGCCGGCGCCTATCGCCTCAACGCCGCGTCGAAGCCGTTCGACGATCCGGCGATCCGGCGCGTGCTGTGGAAGCTGGTCGATCAGCACGAAGTGTTGGATGCGCTCGGCCTCGGCGCCAAATACGCAACGCCGTGTGCGACATACTTCACATGCGGCACCACCTATGACAGCAAGGCCGGCACCGAAGCTGCGGCGAGCCCGTCGGTCGAAGCGGCGCGTGCCGCCCTGAAGGCGACGAAATATGCGGGCGAACCGGTCGTCGTCATGCAGGCCAACGATCTCGAAGCCCCGCGCGTCTCGGCGCAGGTATTGGCCGAGCGGATGAAGCTTGTAGGGTTCAACGTCGATCTCCAGGTGATGGACTGGGCCACCGTGCTGGCGCGCCGCGCCAAGAAAGAGGGTTGGAGCGTGTATGGCGTTCACGCCGGCGGCTTCGATCTGGGCTCGCCGCTGACCAACGTCATGGTGGCATTCAATTGCGTCGACTTCACCGGCTGGCAGTGCGACCCGCGCATCACGCCGTTGATGGAAGCCTTCGCCAAAGCGCCTGCCGAAGAGGATCGCAAGAAGATCGCCGCGGAGATCCAGACCGTGATGTACGATCAGGCGCCGGCGATTCCGTGGGGCCAATTCGCCCAGCCGGCTGCCTATCGCGCCAATTGGCGTAATCTGATTCCGTCCGCCATCCCGGTTTTCTGGAACGTTGAGAAGTAA
- a CDS encoding GMC family oxidoreductase N-terminal domain-containing protein: protein MYDVIVVGGGSAGAAVAARLSEDPARRVLLLEAGLDWRADEAPWEVTTPNPIPIIHKREFQEKWQWPDLLTRRVVGQEPRFYWRGKGLGGSSMMNGQIAIRGVADAFDEWAANGCTGWSAKDVMPLFSVIEDDLEFGEVEGHGRGGPLPVYRAPPEKWGPIDRALRNAALASGYPWCADVNGPDGEGVACYPINSRDSHRITTNEGYLEPARGRANLEIRGKVLVDRVVIKDGRATGVRVHVEGQGTSEISARQIVLCAGAIHSPAILLRSGIGPADELKAMGIAVEQDLPVGRHFFDHPLFRATIELRKDLRPTDPDTRHTNCCVTYSSGLAGGGKRDMILIAFNHRGIGVPGAIGAGLFNAYSRGSLKLASIDPGVDPIVEENMLADPRDMQRMIDAVKRLAVITSQPALAGIADWIRLTDTDLTLPQAAALPDHELDALLRRETGDIQHAAGSCRMTGFKNADGVVNPDGTVKGIAGLRVADASIMPSDCRANTHFTTVVIGEAIARMMMR, encoded by the coding sequence ATGTACGATGTCATTGTTGTCGGCGGCGGCTCTGCCGGCGCCGCTGTTGCGGCAAGGCTTTCCGAGGATCCCGCGAGGCGCGTCCTGCTGCTCGAAGCGGGGCTCGACTGGCGCGCCGACGAGGCGCCCTGGGAGGTGACGACGCCGAATCCCATACCGATCATCCACAAGCGCGAGTTCCAGGAAAAATGGCAGTGGCCCGATCTCCTGACGCGCCGCGTGGTGGGGCAGGAGCCGCGGTTCTACTGGCGCGGCAAGGGGCTCGGCGGCAGCTCGATGATGAACGGTCAGATCGCCATCCGCGGCGTGGCCGATGCGTTCGATGAATGGGCGGCCAATGGCTGCACCGGCTGGTCGGCCAAAGACGTGATGCCGTTGTTCTCGGTGATCGAGGATGATCTGGAATTCGGCGAGGTCGAAGGTCATGGACGCGGCGGCCCGTTGCCGGTTTATCGCGCGCCGCCCGAAAAATGGGGCCCGATCGATCGGGCCTTGCGCAATGCGGCGCTGGCCAGCGGCTATCCGTGGTGTGCCGACGTCAACGGTCCGGACGGCGAGGGGGTGGCCTGTTACCCGATCAACAGCCGCGACAGCCATCGCATCACGACCAATGAGGGTTATCTGGAGCCTGCACGCGGTCGCGCCAATCTGGAGATTCGCGGCAAGGTGTTGGTCGATCGCGTGGTGATCAAAGACGGCCGGGCGACCGGCGTCCGCGTTCATGTCGAGGGTCAGGGCACGAGCGAGATCAGCGCGCGCCAGATCGTGCTTTGCGCCGGCGCCATTCACAGCCCGGCGATCCTGCTGCGTTCGGGCATCGGACCGGCCGACGAGTTGAAGGCGATGGGCATTGCGGTCGAACAGGACCTGCCGGTCGGCCGGCACTTCTTCGACCACCCGCTGTTTCGCGCAACGATCGAGCTCCGCAAGGATCTCCGGCCCACCGATCCGGACACCCGCCACACCAATTGCTGCGTGACCTATTCCTCCGGCCTCGCTGGCGGCGGCAAGCGCGACATGATCCTGATCGCCTTCAACCACCGCGGCATCGGTGTACCCGGGGCCATCGGCGCCGGGCTGTTCAACGCCTATTCGCGCGGTTCGCTCAAGCTCGCCTCGATCGATCCCGGGGTCGATCCGATCGTCGAGGAGAACATGCTGGCCGATCCTCGCGACATGCAGCGCATGATCGATGCGGTGAAACGCCTGGCCGTGATCACCTCCCAGCCGGCGCTGGCCGGCATCGCCGACTGGATACGGCTGACCGACACCGATCTGACGCTGCCGCAAGCTGCGGCGCTGCCGGATCATGAGCTCGATGCGTTGCTGCGCCGTGAAACCGGAGATATCCAGCATGCCGCCGGCAGTTGCCGCATGACCGGCTTCAAGAATGCCGATGGCGTGGTCAATCCCGACGGCACGGTGAAGGGCATCGCGGGCTTACGCGTTGCCGACGCCTCGATCATGCCGTCGGACTGCCGGGCCAACACCCACTTCACGACCGTTGTGATCGGCGAGGCGATCGCGCGGATGATGATGCGCTAG
- a CDS encoding N-acyl homoserine lactonase family protein — protein sequence MMSRTKLALAVVTLALSSHAAVAQADKTGVEKLYVLNCGEGTAGDISRWTPGLNEGKTMDFVDTCYLIKHAKGWFLWDTGIADAVAAMPNGLAPPDPKAVTWRRPKTLQAQLEQLGVKPDDVKAMGVSHTHPDHTGNVELFPQAVLYVQKAEYDWPGANNEPRFKPSHPVELLSGDKDVFGDGSMILLSTPGHTPGHQSLLVKLPKTGAVVLSGDAVHFRDNWDNRRVPSMNTNKEQSAASMQKIADTLGKEKAQLWINHDKAQRDSQKMSPEFYD from the coding sequence ATGATGTCCAGGACCAAGCTCGCTCTCGCCGTCGTCACGCTCGCTCTGTCCAGCCATGCGGCGGTGGCGCAAGCGGACAAGACCGGCGTTGAAAAGCTCTACGTCCTGAATTGCGGGGAGGGCACCGCCGGCGACATCTCGCGCTGGACGCCCGGCCTGAACGAGGGCAAGACGATGGACTTCGTCGACACCTGCTACCTCATCAAGCACGCCAAGGGCTGGTTCCTGTGGGACACCGGGATCGCCGATGCGGTTGCCGCGATGCCGAACGGGCTTGCGCCCCCTGATCCCAAGGCCGTGACCTGGCGCCGGCCGAAGACGCTGCAGGCCCAGCTCGAGCAGCTCGGCGTCAAGCCGGATGACGTCAAGGCGATGGGGGTCTCGCACACGCACCCGGACCACACCGGCAATGTCGAATTATTCCCACAGGCCGTCCTCTATGTGCAGAAGGCCGAGTATGACTGGCCCGGCGCCAACAACGAGCCGCGCTTCAAGCCCTCGCATCCCGTCGAGCTGCTGTCGGGCGACAAGGACGTGTTCGGCGACGGCAGCATGATCCTCCTGTCGACGCCGGGTCACACGCCGGGACATCAATCGCTGCTGGTGAAACTGCCGAAGACCGGCGCGGTGGTGCTGTCCGGCGATGCCGTCCACTTCAGGGATAATTGGGACAACCGCCGTGTGCCCAGCATGAACACAAACAAAGAGCAAAGCGCGGCCTCGATGCAGAAGATCGCCGACACGCTCGGCAAGGAGAAGGCGCAGCTCTGGATCAACCACGACAAAGCCCAGCGCGACAGCCAGAAGATGTCGCCGGAGTTTTACGACTGA
- a CDS encoding 2'-5' RNA ligase family protein has product MPFAITLRLDPISAVPIEAIWRKLAVDGIDTDRYQLGYAPHITLAIYPDETPFNRLRTALEDTSRNWQALPIGLSGLGAFPGDGTVLWAVPVVTFELLARHQAIQTALPDLKVDAHYRPGAWVPHVTLSGALPDPGPALMALLSSWEPITGFLDRVELVRFRPVEVLYSSACGLSVS; this is encoded by the coding sequence ATGCCGTTCGCTATTACACTTCGCTTAGACCCCATCAGCGCTGTTCCTATCGAGGCGATCTGGCGCAAGCTTGCGGTCGACGGAATCGATACCGATCGCTACCAACTTGGGTACGCCCCGCATATTACCCTTGCGATCTATCCGGACGAAACACCATTCAATAGGCTGCGCACCGCGCTTGAAGACACATCCCGAAATTGGCAAGCCCTCCCGATTGGCTTGAGCGGATTAGGTGCCTTTCCGGGTGACGGCACCGTTCTATGGGCCGTGCCGGTCGTGACGTTCGAGTTGCTTGCCCGGCATCAGGCCATACAAACTGCACTGCCCGATCTTAAGGTCGATGCGCATTATCGACCGGGAGCTTGGGTGCCCCACGTGACATTGTCGGGAGCTTTGCCTGATCCGGGGCCCGCTCTCATGGCTCTCCTATCAAGCTGGGAGCCAATCACAGGCTTTCTCGACCGGGTGGAATTGGTGCGTTTCCGTCCCGTCGAAGTGCTGTACAGCTCGGCGTGCGGTCTAAGCGTTTCATAA
- the chrA gene encoding chromate efflux transporter, with product MDTRTTAAGADAGHGISLSEAFRVWLRVACLSFGGPAGQIAVMHRILVEEKNWISEGRFLHALNYCMLLPGPEAQQLATYVGWLMHRTAGGLMAGGLFILPGIIAIMGLSYIYAAFGNVSFVEALFFGLKAAVLAIVVEAVVRVGKRALKNRIMIAIAAIAFAAIFFFAVPFPIIIIAAGIIGYVGARSGRPEFAPAGHGNGGSSAVVDSMLGEAVPDHVRPDTARAIRVGALWLALWLVPVIALLAAFGEANVFSQIALFFSKMALVTFGGAYAVLAYVAQQAVEHYHWLKPHEMLDGLGMAETTPGPLIMVLQFVGFMAAFRDPSGLSPMLAATLGGLLATWVTFTPCFLWIFVGAPYIERLRGNTGLGGALSAITAAVVGVILNLSIWFALHTLFRETAPVHSFLLAFDRPVLTSVDVPALLLSIAAATAIFRFKLGMLTVLAGSCAAGVALRMAGVI from the coding sequence ATGGATACCCGTACTACCGCAGCAGGAGCTGATGCCGGTCACGGCATCAGCCTCAGTGAAGCCTTCCGCGTCTGGCTCCGCGTCGCCTGCCTGAGTTTTGGCGGGCCCGCCGGCCAGATCGCGGTCATGCACCGCATCCTGGTCGAGGAGAAGAACTGGATCTCCGAAGGCCGTTTCCTGCATGCGCTGAACTACTGCATGCTATTGCCGGGCCCGGAGGCGCAGCAGCTCGCCACCTATGTCGGCTGGCTGATGCACCGTACCGCCGGCGGGCTGATGGCCGGCGGGCTCTTCATCCTGCCCGGCATCATCGCCATCATGGGCCTGAGCTACATCTACGCCGCCTTCGGCAATGTCAGCTTCGTCGAGGCGCTGTTCTTCGGGCTGAAGGCCGCCGTGCTCGCCATCGTCGTCGAGGCCGTGGTGCGCGTCGGCAAGCGCGCGCTGAAGAATCGCATCATGATCGCGATCGCCGCGATCGCCTTCGCCGCGATCTTCTTCTTCGCCGTCCCCTTCCCGATCATCATCATCGCCGCCGGCATCATCGGCTATGTCGGCGCAAGGAGCGGTCGTCCGGAATTTGCCCCCGCCGGTCACGGCAATGGCGGCAGTAGCGCCGTGGTCGACAGCATGCTCGGCGAAGCCGTGCCCGACCACGTCCGTCCCGACACCGCGCGTGCGATCCGTGTCGGCGCGCTATGGCTTGCGCTCTGGCTGGTGCCGGTGATCGCGCTTCTTGCTGCGTTCGGTGAGGCCAACGTGTTCAGCCAGATCGCGCTGTTCTTCTCAAAAATGGCGCTGGTCACCTTCGGCGGCGCCTATGCGGTGCTGGCTTACGTCGCCCAGCAGGCGGTCGAGCACTATCACTGGCTCAAGCCGCACGAGATGCTCGACGGCCTCGGCATGGCCGAGACGACGCCGGGTCCGCTGATCATGGTGCTCCAGTTCGTTGGCTTCATGGCGGCTTTCCGCGATCCAAGCGGGCTGTCGCCGATGCTCGCGGCAACGCTCGGCGGATTGCTGGCGACCTGGGTCACCTTTACGCCATGCTTCCTTTGGATCTTCGTCGGTGCGCCCTATATCGAACGCCTGCGCGGCAACACCGGCCTTGGCGGCGCGCTCAGCGCGATCACGGCCGCCGTCGTCGGCGTGATCCTCAACCTCTCGATCTGGTTCGCGCTGCACACGCTGTTCCGCGAGACGGCGCCGGTGCACAGCTTCCTGCTCGCCTTTGACAGGCCGGTGCTGACAAGCGTCGACGTCCCGGCGCTGCTGCTGTCGATCGCAGCCGCAACCGCGATCTTCCGCTTCAAGCTCGGCATGCTCACGGTGCTCGCCGGCAGCTGCGCCGCCGGCGTGGCGCTGCGGATGGCGGGGGTGATTTAG
- the recO gene encoding DNA repair protein RecO has protein sequence MEWTDEGIVLGVRRHGESSAIVELLTREHGRHLGLVRGGAGSRMRPLLQPGNSVSAVWRARLDEHLGTYAIEGLKLRAATLLASSHGVYGVTHLASVARLLPERDPHQEIFAQLEHSLDDFDDIGGAAVHVIHFELAMLGELGFGLALENCAVTGETADLIYVSPKSGGAVSRTAGEPWRDRLLRLPPFLRHGEAASELTDQDLQDGFRLTGLFLLRHVLEPRGQGHSDARAGFINALTRQQARAAIPAP, from the coding sequence ATGGAATGGACCGACGAAGGCATCGTGCTGGGGGTGCGGCGGCATGGCGAGAGCAGCGCCATCGTCGAGCTCTTGACGCGCGAGCACGGGCGGCATCTCGGCCTCGTGCGTGGCGGCGCCGGCTCGCGGATGCGTCCCCTGCTGCAACCCGGCAACAGCGTCAGTGCGGTGTGGCGCGCCCGGCTCGACGAGCATCTCGGCACCTACGCGATCGAGGGCCTCAAGCTGCGCGCCGCCACACTGCTGGCATCGTCCCACGGCGTCTACGGCGTCACCCATCTCGCCTCGGTTGCGCGGCTTCTTCCGGAGCGCGATCCACATCAGGAGATTTTTGCGCAGCTCGAACATTCGCTCGACGATTTCGACGACATCGGTGGCGCCGCCGTGCATGTGATCCATTTCGAGCTGGCGATGCTCGGCGAACTCGGTTTCGGGCTGGCGCTGGAAAATTGCGCGGTGACCGGGGAAACCGCTGACCTGATCTATGTTTCGCCCAAATCCGGCGGCGCGGTCTCGCGAACGGCGGGCGAGCCGTGGCGCGACCGGTTGCTGCGGCTGCCGCCGTTCCTGCGCCATGGCGAAGCCGCAAGCGAGCTCACGGACCAGGATCTCCAGGATGGCTTTCGACTCACCGGCCTGTTCCTGCTGCGCCACGTGTTGGAGCCGCGCGGACAGGGCCATTCCGACGCGCGAGCCGGCTTCATCAACGCACTGACGCGGCAACAGGCGAGGGCGGCGATTCCGGCGCCATGA
- the dmeF gene encoding CDF family Co(II)/Ni(II) efflux transporter DmeF, translating into MHSHSVEQWTHDHAFLGEKHDENERRTWLVVVLTLVMMVGEIVAGSLFGSMALLADGWHMGTHAAALGIAVFAYRFARRHLGNAHFTFGTGKFGDLAAFSSAIILGLIAVGIAYESVLRLITPVPIVYGEAIAVAALGLCVNLASAWLLRDNHDHHHGHDHGHSHAHHDHDDHAHDHHHHDNNLRAAYVHVMADAATSVLAIAALAVAMYSGWAWADPAVGLIGSAVIASWAFGLIRSSGAVLLDVRADEKLERVIRARIEVGDDRVTDLHLWQVGPGHCAVLVSVVSDQPQQPAIYKRRLAGLEGLSHVTVEVETCPH; encoded by the coding sequence ATGCATTCCCATTCCGTCGAACAATGGACCCATGACCACGCCTTCCTGGGCGAAAAGCACGACGAGAACGAGCGGCGCACCTGGCTGGTCGTCGTCCTGACCCTGGTCATGATGGTCGGTGAGATCGTCGCAGGCTCGCTGTTCGGCTCGATGGCGCTGCTCGCCGACGGCTGGCACATGGGGACGCATGCGGCAGCACTCGGCATCGCTGTGTTCGCCTACCGTTTCGCGCGCCGGCACCTGGGGAACGCGCATTTCACCTTCGGCACCGGCAAGTTCGGCGATCTCGCCGCCTTCTCCAGCGCGATAATTTTGGGATTGATCGCAGTCGGGATCGCCTATGAGAGCGTGCTGCGGCTGATCACGCCAGTGCCGATCGTCTATGGCGAGGCGATCGCGGTGGCGGCTCTCGGCCTATGCGTCAATCTCGCCAGCGCGTGGCTGTTGCGCGACAACCATGATCATCATCACGGCCATGATCACGGGCACAGCCATGCGCATCATGACCACGACGATCATGCCCATGATCACCACCATCACGACAACAATCTCCGCGCGGCCTACGTCCACGTCATGGCAGATGCCGCGACCTCGGTGCTGGCGATCGCGGCGCTCGCCGTCGCGATGTATTCGGGGTGGGCCTGGGCCGATCCCGCCGTCGGGCTGATCGGCAGCGCGGTGATCGCGAGCTGGGCATTCGGCCTGATCAGGAGCTCGGGCGCCGTGCTGCTCGACGTGCGTGCCGACGAGAAGCTGGAGCGGGTGATCCGCGCCCGCATCGAGGTGGGCGACGACCGCGTCACCGATCTGCATCTCTGGCAGGTCGGCCCCGGCCATTGCGCCGTGCTGGTCTCGGTGGTGTCGGACCAGCCGCAGCAGCCGGCGATCTACAAGCGGCGGCTGGCCGGCTTGGAGGGCTTAAGCCACGTCACGGTCGAGGTCGAAACGTGTCCGCATTGA